A genomic region of Platichthys flesus chromosome 4, fPlaFle2.1, whole genome shotgun sequence contains the following coding sequences:
- the zgc:162730 gene encoding mRNA decay activator protein ZFP36L1 — protein sequence MSEMLDDIFRKNFLNLSMDEAILATQSQLKVPGQSRLKRSPSLFDPPSLPESSNHSLSDEHVNGDDSGSPFWPTNIWSQAPISRPKQPPFRPDRSMSLTESSSTLLSSFAQLKNLEAFPLGPATTVAPPPGFPPSSSFLAQIQPQLSSNRYKTELCRGFQETGSCKYGTKCQFAHGEDEVRGLNRHPKYKTEPCRTFYNFGYCPYGSRCHFIHEEKISGAPFPSKFANQRQPNPSCLSGQNPRHQLRQSVSFAGFLESSRSSSPPSFPSSFNDPNLGFSRAPSVSPPPADLLSPVFADSPALGAAFQFGNLQTRASAGDIHNIPTIQEPKASRCVCGHGNNFNNSSNNSNNSRGFGNMEADGHHQDSNTLFPGSGGHGAFTKPAALQRFSSEDSLEDSYSSSSGGSSGGSSGTESPTFDGSATKRLTVFERLSLSD from the coding sequence AACTTCCTGAACTTGTCCATGGACGAAGCCATACTTGCCACACAGTCTCAACTCAAAGTCCCAGGGCAGAGTCGCCTGAAGCGGTCGCCCTCCCTCTTcgaccccccctcccttcccgaGTCCTCCAACCACAGCTTGAGCGACGAGCATGTCAACGGCGATGACAGCGGCAGCCCCTTCTGGCCGACCAACATCTGGAGCCAGGCCCCCATCTCCAGACCGAAGCAGCCGCCCTTCAGGCCCGACCGCTCCATGAGCCTGACGGAGTCCAGCAGCACCCTGCTCTCCTCGTTCGCACAACTGAAGAACCTGGAGGCTTTCCCCTTGGGTCCTGCGACGACTGTGGCACCCCCGCCGGGCTTCCCTCCGTCGTCCTCCTTTTTGGCCCAGATCCAACCACAGCTGTCCTCTAACCGTTACAAGACTGAATTGTGCCGCGGCTTCCAGGAGACCGGCAGCTGCAAGTATGGCACCAAGTGCCAGTTTGCCCACGgcgaggatgaggtgaggggacTTAACCGCCACCCCAAGTACAAGACTGAGCCGTGCAGAACCTTCTACAACTTTGGCTATTGCCCCTACGGCTCACGTTGCCACTTCATCCATGAGGAGAAAATCAGTGGAGCTCCGTTTCCCTCCAAATTCGCAAACCAGCGACAGCCAAATCCTTCATGTCTCAGTGGTCAGAATCCACGCCACCAGCTCCGTCAGAGTGTCAGTTTTGCTGGCTTTCTGGAGTCTTCacgcagctcctctcctccatcgtTCCCTTCCTCCTTCAACGATCCTAACCTGGGCTTCAGCCGtgctccctctgtttctccacCTCCCGCTGATCTCCTCTCTCCGGTGTTTGCCGACTCCCCTGCACTGGGAGCAGCATTCCAGTTTGGCAACCTTCAGACCCGAGCCAGCGCCGGAGACATCCACAACATTCCTACCATCCAGGAGCCAAAGGCCTCgcgctgtgtgtgtggccaCGGGAATAACtttaacaacagcagcaacaacagcaacaacagcagaggGTTTGGCAACATGGAGGCTGACGGGCACCACCAGGACAGCAACACGCTGTTTCCTGGCTCTGGAGGCCACGGGGCTTTCACCAAGCCTGCTGCACTCCAGCGTTTCTCCTCTGAGGACTCCCTGGAGGACAGCTACAGCAGCTCCAGCGGAGGTTCCAGCGGAGGCTCCAGCGGAACCGAGTCCCCAACGTTTGACGGGTCAGCCACCAAGAGGCTCACTGTGTTCGAACGTCTGTCCCTGTCTGACTAA